One Amphiura filiformis unplaced genomic scaffold, Afil_fr2py scaffold_77, whole genome shotgun sequence DNA window includes the following coding sequences:
- the LOC140144748 gene encoding thrombospondin-1-like, with translation MDLDISFILAIIVTAHLTVVQSHLCVLEKRPDPLRGGVLRWSLPFAEICLCQGVVAPIGQTCSRRDNGNEAGDLWFVDDPRPLAMRHNWEKDILDHLLDRTTYCDIDECALSTDNCDANAACTNTVGSFTCACDAGYSGDGIICTDIDEDMHR, from the exons CTCATCTGACTGTGGTGCAGAGCCACCTTTGCGTTCTGGAAAAAAGACCAGATCCTTTAAGAGGCGGTGTGTTAAGATGGTCTCTACCTTTTGCAGAAATATGTCTTTGTCAAGGCGTGGTAGCACCTATAGGTCAAACTTGCTCAAGAAGGGATAACGGGAATGAAGCTGGTGATCTGTGGTTTGTGGATGACCCACGGCCACTCGCCATGCGACATAACTGGGAAAAAGATATACTTGATCACCTCTTAGACCGTACTACATATTGTG atattgatgaatgtgctttgagtactgataactgtgatgcaaatgctgcttgcaccaatacagttggctccttcacatgtgcatgtgatGCCGGTTACAGCGGAGATGGAATtatatgcacag atattgacgAAGATATGCACAGGTGA
- the LOC140144744 gene encoding lactadherin-like: protein MENGDIPDENINASSSTIRGARHGRLNGPYPWSTAPLHPAGSEWIEADIGYPTYVSGVITQGDGGNVEPDWVTSFNVSTFFTTGGTEAFVKDQDGDVVTFAGNVDVHTAVIATFPEPVNARIVRITCLSMHREGGFYTLRFEILGCKK, encoded by the exons ATGGAAAATGGTGACATTCCAGATGAAAATATTAATGCATCGTCCTCTACTATTCGGGGAGCCAGACATGGAAGGTTGAATGGTCCCTATCCATGGTCAACAGCACCGCTACATCCAGCAGGATCTGAATGGATTGAAGCTGATATAG GTTATCCGACGTATGTATCCGGTGTTATAACGCAGGGGGATGGTGGCAATGTCGAACCTGACTGGGTGACGTCATTCAATGTGTCAACCTTCTTCACTACAGGTGGCACCGAGGCGTTTGTGAAAGATCAAGATGGAGACGTGGTT ACATTTGCTGGCAATGTTGACGTGCACACCGCAGTGATCGCAACTTTTCCTGAACCCGTAAACGCCCGTATTGTACGCATCACCTGTCTGTCCATGCACAGAGAGGGCGGTTTTTACACATTGAGGTTTGAAATATTAGGATGTAAAAAATAG